In Proteiniborus ethanoligenes, the sequence TTGAATTTATAGCTTCTGATATTTCACTTATGTTATCTAGGGTTTCGCGTGTATTTCTTAAAAGAATAACTGAATAGTCATCGATTTTGACCTTGGAAAGAAGTAAATTATAGAGCCAACTCTGCATTTGCGTCCTTAAGGTGTTTAATGAGTTCACTATATTATCTTGGTCTTTTAGGTCTCTTCTTCCTGTATATTCTGCAAGAAAGTTTCCCTGTGAATATTCATCCATAATATTTTTAATGTCCTTAAGCAATAGGGTAGAATCATTTTTGTTACTTTTATAATATATACCCCATACAATCAGAATGATAACAGATGGTGCTATGGTTTTTGTTAACATTCCTAGGCCATTTTTATCTAATAGATAAACAGCCAGACCATTTAATACTATATTAGATAATAGAGCTAAATAAAAAAAACGATTTCTTTTAAGCATTTAATCAACCCCCTATAATTATAACATGCTTGTCCATTTTACAGTTCTTCCAATAAATATAATTCTATCTAAATTATAGCATAGAAATATTTTATGGTGTATAGTCTTAAAGCATGAATAAAATCAGTACTTTAACTACTAACTGAGAGATTCTATTTTTATTCTGTATTACCTTTGTATCTATTGTACAAATGATTAATCTCATTTAAATGATTCATTGTGTTTTTTTCATAAACTAATGGGCTTAGAAAAAAATAACGCTAATATACTATAGTATTAGCGTCATTTTTTAAAATATTTTTATAGTTTTTCCAGCTTTAAGCCCGTTTCATGATCATTCAAATTATGTTTTTCAAAGCTATTATCCTGTACTTTTTCAATGCTCAAAGCTAATGTTTCTTTCATAATATATTCTCTGTAAATATTTACAGCCTTTTCTATTTCATCATCACCATGGTAATAGATTTTTATATTGTCCATCATTTCATATCCATTGTTTTTTCTCATCTGCTGCACCTTTGAAATAAACTCTCTAGCAAAGCCTTCATTTACCAGCTCTTCTGTTAATGTGGTATCTAATATTACAAAGTGATTATTTTCCATAGAGACTGTAAAGCCTTCTTTTGCTGTTATGGTAATCATTACAAGATCCTTTGTAACCTGGAAGTCCTCTCCTGAAATATTTAGGATTATACTTTCTCCAGCTTCTATTTTCGGAGCTACTACTGAACCGTCAAGCTCTATCAATGCTTTCCCAAAGTCTTTTATCTTTGGTCCTAGTATTGGACCTGCTACTTTAAAGTTAGGCTTTAAGCTAAAGTTCATATATTCGTTTAAGTCCTTAGCAAAAACTACTTCCTTAAGATTTAATTCTTCTTTAATCAATGGAACTAAGTCCTGGATTTCATCTTCATGCTTCCCATCTAGTAAAACCTTTTGTATTGGCTGACGAACCTTAATCCTAACAGATTCTCTAGCTGCTCTTCCTAAGCCTACCAAATCTCTTACAAGATCCATTTTATGCTCTATCTTAAGTTCTATATAGGCTTCATTAGCCACAGGATAATCGCTTAGATGAACTGATAATTCTCCTGTTAGGTTTCTGTATATTTCTTCAGAAATATATGGAGCAAAAGGAGCTATCATTTGGGATATACCAACTAGTATTTCAAAGGTTGTATTGTAAACAGCTTTTTTGTCATCTGTTAACTCTGCTTCCCAAAATCTTCTTCTTGAGCGTCTAATATACCAGTTAGATAAATCTTCATTTGCAAAATCCTGAATCTTTCTAACGGCCTTTGTTAAATCATAAGCCTCTAAATCTTCTTCTACTGCCTTTAATAAGCTATTGTATTTTGAAATAATCCATCTATCTAGCTCAGGTCTATCTTTAACCTCTATATGGAAATCCTTTGGATCTATTTCATCAGTATTTGCATATAATGTGAAGAAATTATATACATTCTTAATTGTTCCAAAGAATTTGCTCAGTACTTCCTTAAGTCCATCCTCGTCAAATTTTGTTGGTGTCCAGGCAGGAGATACATAAAGGAGATACCATCTCAATGCATCTGCACCATACTTATCAAATAATTCAAATGGATCTACAGTATTTCCCCTTGACTTAGACATTTTCTTTCCTTCTTTATCTAATATCAAGTCATTTACTAAAACTCTTTTATAAGGTGATTTACCTGTTACAAATGTGGATATGGCTAAAAGTGAATAGAACCAGCCCCTAGTTTGATCGATACCTTCGCAGATGAAATCTGCTGGGAATAGCTCATGAAAATTATCCTTGTTTTCAAATGGATAATGATGCTGTGCAAAAGGCATTGACCCGCTATCAAACCAGCAATCTATAACATCTAATACCCTTGTCATAGTACCGCCACATTTATCACATTTAATATGAACATCATCTACATATGGTCTGTGTAATTCTATGCTTTCGTCAATATTTTCTATAGCTCTTTCAACTAGCTCTTTTCTTGAGCCTATGCTATCTATGTGTCCACAATCGCATCTCCATATATTTAAAGGTGTTCCCCAGTATCTGCTTCTAGATATTGCCCAGTCATTTAGATTCTCTAGCCAGTTTCCAAAGCGTTTTTCACCTACATAGTCTGGGTACCATTTAACTGAATTGTTATTTTCTATAAGCTTATCTTTAAGCTTTGTCATCTCTATATACCAGCTTGGCTTAGCATAGTATAATAGTGGTGTTTTACATCTCCAGCAATGTGGATAATTATGTGCCAGTTTTTCTTTTTTAAATAGTTTACCTTCGCTGTGAAGCCATTTAATTATCTCTATGTCTGCATCCATTACAAACATACCCTTCCATGGTGTATCCACGTATTTTCCGTCTTCATTAACAGGCTGTAATACTGGAAGGTTATATCTTTTACCCGTATTGTAATCGTCCTCTCCAAAGGCAGGAGCGGTATGAACTATACCAGTACCATCTTCAGTAGTTACATAATCAGCAACAGTAATAAAGAAGGCTTTTTTATCTGCTTTGACAAATGGCATTAGCTGCTCATACTCTATATATTCTAGCTCTTTACCATTAACCTCTTCTAATACTTCAAATTCCTGATCTCCAAAAACTTTTTTTGCTAATGTTTTTTCAACATAGTATATTGTTTCTTCTGATTTTACCTTTAAATATGTGGCATCTGGACTCACTGTAAGAGCAACGTTTGATGCTAGTGTCCAAGGTGTTGTTGTCCATACAAGAAAATATTCGTCTAAGTCTTTTCTCTTAAATTTAACTATTACTGTATTAGATTTAATTTCCTCGTAGCCTTGAGCCACCTCATGGGAGGCTAAACCAGTACCACATCTTGAGCAATATGGTAGTATTTTATGCCCTTCGTAAATTAAGCCTTCCTTGAAAAATTTGTCTAGTATCCACCATACAGATTCGATATAATTATTGTCTAATGTTATATATGGGTTATCTAAGTCGATTTCATAAGCCATTCTCTTTGTCATTTCTCTCCAAAGACTTTCATACTTAAATACTGATTCTCTACACTTTTCATTAAACTGGGCTAGACCGAAGTTTTCTATATCTTGCTTGTTATTGAGCCTAAGCTCTTTTTCTACTTCAATCTCTACAGGTAGTCCGTGAGTATCCCACCCAGCTTTTCTTTTAACTTGAAATCCTTTCATAGTCATGTATCTACATACTGAATCCTTTAATGTTCTAGAGATAACATGGTGTATTCCAGGCCTACCATTAGCTGTTGGAGGTCCTTCATAAAACACAAAGGGCTTGCTCCCATTTCTGTTTTCCACTGATTTAGTTAAAATATCAATCTCTTCCCAAAAATTAGAAATCACTTTTTCGTTTTGAGCTATTGACAAATTAGATAGTTCTTTAAACTTTTGCATTTTTTCACCCTTTCATTTTTTAAACAATAGTTTAACGATTGTTTAACGATTGTTTAACTACTGCTCAACTCCTGTTAAACCATCGCTAAACAAGACATACTTTTACTTACGAACAGTATGACAAAGCAATACATAATAATAAGTCCCTAGGTCAAAAACCTAGGGACGATTATAAACCGTGTTACCACCCAAATTATAGGAAAGCAAGGCTAACCTATCTCTCATTGCAATTTAACGCATTTAACGTAATGCCTTACTCCCTTTCAGGCATTAAGCTCCTAGGTGATATTAATAAAGGCTTTTACAATAATCTCTCACCAATGATTATCTCTCTGTATGCAAAGCTCCTTTACTACTGTCCTCATCATAGCTTTTGTATATAGTTTATAACAATTATATCAATATTTAATAATATACCATATTATCAATATTTGTCAATAGCTAATCATATAGACCCCTAACTATCTCTACATCTGGGTTCAGCTTATAAACAATATCCTTTCTTTCTACTATTATAGTAGTTTTATTTGACAGGTCTGGATCATTTTTTATACAGTTAAATAGGTCTCTATTTGGATTGATAGCTACTGGGTTACCTACCATGCGGAGCATGGACAAATCTCCCTTAGTATCTCCATAGGCAAAGCTATTTGGTAAATCCACATCGTATTTTTCTACGAATTCATCTATAACCCTTTGCTTGTTTTCTGAATCCCACATTCTTAGTATTTCACCTGTAAAATTGTTTTTTTCATCAACCTCATAGATTGTACCTTTAAATTCAGTTACCCCATATTTTTCAGCCATTTTGGATACTAGAAAATCTGGACTGCCAGATATGAAAAAAACCTTATGACCTTGTTTTTTATGCCAATCTATTCTAGTTCTAGAGTATTTATATACCTTATCACCATTTAGATTAATTACCTGACTAGCAATGAATTCTATATAAGATTTATTAACACCTTTTAATTCCTTAATATAGACAGCCGCAAGCTCCTCTAAATAATCCTCAAAATCTCCGAATCTTTTTTCCCACTCATCATAAGTGTGTTTTACACTGCTATGCCATATTAAAGGATCTATTACCTCGTATTTTAACATTTTTTTAAAATGCTGAATCATCAGTGAGTTCCTATAAAGAGTACCATCAATGTCGAAAAA encodes:
- the ileS gene encoding isoleucine--tRNA ligase, which codes for MQKFKELSNLSIAQNEKVISNFWEEIDILTKSVENRNGSKPFVFYEGPPTANGRPGIHHVISRTLKDSVCRYMTMKGFQVKRKAGWDTHGLPVEIEVEKELRLNNKQDIENFGLAQFNEKCRESVFKYESLWREMTKRMAYEIDLDNPYITLDNNYIESVWWILDKFFKEGLIYEGHKILPYCSRCGTGLASHEVAQGYEEIKSNTVIVKFKRKDLDEYFLVWTTTPWTLASNVALTVSPDATYLKVKSEETIYYVEKTLAKKVFGDQEFEVLEEVNGKELEYIEYEQLMPFVKADKKAFFITVADYVTTEDGTGIVHTAPAFGEDDYNTGKRYNLPVLQPVNEDGKYVDTPWKGMFVMDADIEIIKWLHSEGKLFKKEKLAHNYPHCWRCKTPLLYYAKPSWYIEMTKLKDKLIENNNSVKWYPDYVGEKRFGNWLENLNDWAISRSRYWGTPLNIWRCDCGHIDSIGSRKELVERAIENIDESIELHRPYVDDVHIKCDKCGGTMTRVLDVIDCWFDSGSMPFAQHHYPFENKDNFHELFPADFICEGIDQTRGWFYSLLAISTFVTGKSPYKRVLVNDLILDKEGKKMSKSRGNTVDPFELFDKYGADALRWYLLYVSPAWTPTKFDEDGLKEVLSKFFGTIKNVYNFFTLYANTDEIDPKDFHIEVKDRPELDRWIISKYNSLLKAVEEDLEAYDLTKAVRKIQDFANEDLSNWYIRRSRRRFWEAELTDDKKAVYNTTFEILVGISQMIAPFAPYISEEIYRNLTGELSVHLSDYPVANEAYIELKIEHKMDLVRDLVGLGRAARESVRIKVRQPIQKVLLDGKHEDEIQDLVPLIKEELNLKEVVFAKDLNEYMNFSLKPNFKVAGPILGPKIKDFGKALIELDGSVVAPKIEAGESIILNISGEDFQVTKDLVMITITAKEGFTVSMENNHFVILDTTLTEELVNEGFAREFISKVQQMRKNNGYEMMDNIKIYYHGDDEIEKAVNIYREYIMKETLALSIEKVQDNSFEKHNLNDHETGLKLEKL
- a CDS encoding HAD family hydrolase, with product MGNVAAFFDIDGTLYRNSLMIQHFKKMLKYEVIDPLIWHSSVKHTYDEWEKRFGDFEDYLEELAAVYIKELKGVNKSYIEFIASQVINLNGDKVYKYSRTRIDWHKKQGHKVFFISGSPDFLVSKMAEKYGVTEFKGTIYEVDEKNNFTGEILRMWDSENKQRVIDEFVEKYDVDLPNSFAYGDTKGDLSMLRMVGNPVAINPNRDLFNCIKNDPDLSNKTTIIVERKDIVYKLNPDVEIVRGLYD